A segment of the Ignavibacteriales bacterium genome:
TACCAGGTCAACTGAAGACGACTCATGGAAACTTGTACACTGGCGTGATGAATCGAATTTTTAACTTTGTTTATCTGAAAGGATAAAAAGTGAGTTTAGGGTACATTATTAAAGAAGGAATAGGCGGCTTTCGTCGGGCGAAATTCGCATCGTTCGGATCGATTATTACGATTACCATCTCTTTACTGCTTGTTGGATTTTTTTATGTCGTTTCAACAAATACATCTAAATTAGTAGAAGGTATCAGACAGCGTGTTGAGTTGGAAGCGTTTTTAGAAGAGCCAATTAATCATGCGCGCCTTATTGAAATAGAGCGTCAGTTAAAATCGGTTGAGGGTATCGAGCAGGTACGGTTTATTTCAAAAGATGAAGCGGCAAAAATATTCAAAGAAGAATTCGGCGAAGATATTAACAGTGTTCTGGATTTCAACCCGCTACCATCGTCTTTTAAAATTGTCCTTAAAGAAGGATATCGAACCAGAGAAAAAGCTGAAGAGATTCATAAGAAAATTTTAGAGATTAAAGGTATAGATAACATCGCCTATCGTCGAGAACTTTTAGAATTTTTAGATCAACGAGTTAAGATGCTCTATTCGGTAGGACTTTTATTAGGAACTTTACTCGCCGTTGCCTCAATTTTCCTTGTATCCAATACAATTCGGTTGACAATTTATGCAAAGAGAAAATCTGTTCAAACAATGAAATTGGTTGGGGCATCACGCTTGTTGATTCGTTTGCCATTCGTGATCGAAGGCATTTTACAAGGATTGATCGGAGGTATAATTTCTACCGCGATATTTTATTACCTGTTCACAATGGCTGCAGGATTAGTATCGAATGAATTAGTAGATTTCCTTGAGGTGGATATTTTGTTTTATTTATCAATAATTTCGGGTGGAATATTCCTTGGATTTTTCGGAAGTATTATCTCCGTCAGAAGATTTATTAATGAATCTATCTGAATAATGGGAATTCCGGATCGATTTAAACAAACGCACCTGCAGATGAAAGAATAAATGGCTTGCATCTTTCTATTTCTTTTCCTACATTTTTCAACGTGATAATATCTGTTTCAGACCAATCACACCATCATTTGATTTGTTCTTCGATACCATATTTTTTTAATCATTTTTATACTTATTGAACAATGCGTGTCCTTGTAGATTTTTATAACTCGTCGGTCGGGAAAAAATTGGTAGTGGGTGCAACCGGCATTTTCCTTATCACCTATCTGGTGATTCATCTGTTTGGTAATCTACTAATCTTCCGAAACGACGGAGGCGAAGCGTTTGATACTTATGCCGAAATTCTACCTCAGGTTGTCGTTATTCGCATCATCGAGGTGGGACTTTTTCTGATCTTTATATTTCACATGGTTACTGCAGCGTATACTTGGTTCCTGAACAAGCGCGCCCGGGGTTCCGCATATAAACTTCAGAAAAAAAGTGAAACCAGTAAACTCACGTCACGGACAATGTTCCTGTCGGGAAGTATCGTATTCATTTTTCTTGTTGTGCATATGCGGCAATTCTGGTTCAACTCGCGCTATGAAGCAGGTGCAGAGTATTCTATGTTTGAAGTAGTGAGAGAAACATTCAGCAATCCTGTCTATGGTGTTTTTTATGTTGTTGCGATGTTCCTACTCGGTTTTCATCTTAAACACGGATTCCAATCTGCATGTCAAACTTTCGGTATTCGTACAAAATCTTATTTATCTTTTATAGAAATGATCGGTATAATTATTTGGCTCTTTATTCCGTTGGCTTTTGCAAGTATGCCACTCTATTTTCTTTTATATTTTTGATCGATTTTTATGAGCATATTAAATTCAAAAATTCCTGAAGGTCCCATACAACAAAAATGGGATAACCATAAATTCAACATGAAGCTGGTGAATGCCGCCAATAAACGAAAGTATTCAGTTATAGTTGTCGGGACCGGTT
Coding sequences within it:
- a CDS encoding ABC transporter permease, translating into MSLGYIIKEGIGGFRRAKFASFGSIITITISLLLVGFFYVVSTNTSKLVEGIRQRVELEAFLEEPINHARLIEIERQLKSVEGIEQVRFISKDEAAKIFKEEFGEDINSVLDFNPLPSSFKIVLKEGYRTREKAEEIHKKILEIKGIDNIAYRRELLEFLDQRVKMLYSVGLLLGTLLAVASIFLVSNTIRLTIYAKRKSVQTMKLVGASRLLIRLPFVIEGILQGLIGGIISTAIFYYLFTMAAGLVSNELVDFLEVDILFYLSIISGGIFLGFFGSIISVRRFINESI
- a CDS encoding succinate dehydrogenase cytochrome b subunit; this encodes MRVLVDFYNSSVGKKLVVGATGIFLITYLVIHLFGNLLIFRNDGGEAFDTYAEILPQVVVIRIIEVGLFLIFIFHMVTAAYTWFLNKRARGSAYKLQKKSETSKLTSRTMFLSGSIVFIFLVVHMRQFWFNSRYEAGAEYSMFEVVRETFSNPVYGVFYVVAMFLLGFHLKHGFQSACQTFGIRTKSYLSFIEMIGIIIWLFIPLAFASMPLYFLLYF